A genomic window from Haladaptatus caseinilyticus includes:
- a CDS encoding ester cyclase, giving the protein MTRTDENKAVVQRLIAEFVNEGDESTADELLAPDYVRYDPDAPGGVQGPDEFIEMMSMFQSAFPDGEVTIEEIIAEDDLVVFRGVERGTHEGAFMGHEPTGETFEITGLAMHRVEDGVIKETWANWDMLGMLQQLGIVPIPDELAGMAE; this is encoded by the coding sequence ATGACACGAACGGACGAGAACAAAGCTGTCGTTCAGCGACTGATAGCCGAGTTCGTCAACGAGGGGGACGAATCGACGGCCGACGAACTACTCGCGCCTGACTATGTACGATACGACCCCGACGCGCCCGGTGGAGTACAGGGCCCGGACGAATTTATCGAGATGATGTCGATGTTCCAATCGGCCTTCCCGGACGGGGAAGTGACCATCGAAGAGATTATCGCGGAGGACGATTTGGTCGTGTTCCGCGGCGTGGAGCGTGGCACCCACGAAGGGGCGTTCATGGGCCACGAACCGACGGGTGAGACCTTCGAAATCACCGGTCTCGCGATGCATCGCGTCGAGGACGGCGTTATCAAAGAGACATGGGCGAACTGGGATATGCTGGGAATGCTCCAGCAACTCGGTATCGTGCCGATACCCGACGAACTCGCAGGAATGGCGGAGTGA
- a CDS encoding glutathione-independent formaldehyde dehydrogenase: MDAVVYQGPHDVEVESVDEPGIEHPNDVVIDITTSAICGSDLHMYEGRTDADPGIVFGHENMGIVDEVGDGVETLEKGDRIVLPFNVACGFCKNCENGKTGFCLNVNPGFAGGAYGYVAMGPYKGGQAERLRVPFADFNALKLPEGTEHEDSFILLADIFPTGWHGTELANLQPGESVAIFGAGPVGLMAAYSAKIKGASEIYVVDRVPSRLELAEKHCDAMPINFEDADPVEQIKDAHGGGVDKGVDAVGYQAIDPDTDTGDDAYDPARENPAVVLNQLIQVVRPTGQLGVPGLYVPSDPGAPDEMAAQGRLGIDFGKFFEKGLKVGTGQCNVKSYNRQLRDLIIEGRADPSFVVSHRVSLDKAPEMYERFDNREKGVTKVLLEP, encoded by the coding sequence ATGGACGCGGTCGTTTACCAAGGACCGCACGATGTAGAAGTGGAATCGGTCGATGAACCCGGTATCGAGCACCCGAACGATGTCGTTATCGACATTACGACGTCGGCGATATGTGGATCCGATCTCCACATGTACGAAGGACGAACCGACGCGGACCCCGGTATCGTCTTCGGGCACGAGAACATGGGAATCGTAGACGAAGTCGGCGACGGCGTGGAAACACTCGAAAAGGGTGACAGAATCGTCCTGCCGTTCAACGTTGCCTGTGGGTTCTGTAAGAACTGTGAGAACGGCAAAACGGGGTTCTGTCTCAACGTGAACCCCGGGTTCGCCGGTGGAGCGTACGGGTACGTCGCGATGGGACCGTACAAAGGAGGTCAGGCGGAGCGCCTTCGAGTCCCGTTCGCGGACTTCAATGCCCTCAAACTCCCGGAAGGGACGGAGCACGAGGATTCGTTCATCCTGCTCGCCGACATCTTCCCGACGGGATGGCACGGGACGGAGTTGGCCAACCTCCAACCCGGCGAATCGGTCGCCATCTTCGGCGCGGGGCCGGTCGGACTGATGGCCGCCTACAGCGCGAAGATCAAGGGCGCGTCGGAAATCTACGTGGTCGATAGGGTCCCAAGCAGGTTGGAACTCGCGGAAAAACACTGCGACGCGATGCCGATAAACTTCGAAGACGCGGACCCGGTCGAACAGATAAAGGACGCCCACGGCGGCGGTGTGGACAAGGGCGTGGACGCGGTCGGGTATCAGGCGATCGACCCCGATACGGACACGGGCGACGACGCGTACGACCCGGCACGTGAGAACCCGGCAGTGGTGCTCAACCAACTGATTCAGGTCGTGCGCCCGACCGGCCAGTTGGGTGTCCCCGGCCTGTACGTACCATCCGACCCCGGTGCGCCGGACGAGATGGCCGCACAGGGCCGCCTCGGCATCGACTTCGGGAAGTTCTTCGAGAAGGGCCTCAAGGTCGGAACCGGCCAGTGTAACGTCAAATCGTACAACCGCCAACTCCGGGATCTGATAATCGAGGGGCGTGCGGACCCGAGTTTTGTCGTCTCACATCGCGTGAGCCTCGACAAAGCACCGGAGATGTACGAGCGATTCGACAACCGTGAGAAAGGCGTGACGAAAGTTCTGCTCGAACCCTGA
- a CDS encoding ornithine cyclodeaminase, nickel-pincer nucleotide-dependent → MVDVRTVELEGHIIDSGMMQRCFGVVMDLDGEFEVEEFRVGKHKDEESYARMTVSADDEETLRSILHELHQNGAHVPNPTDAALEPAPADQVVPYGFYSTTNHPTQVRYEDEWIPVENIEMDCAIVIDPDEGRATTKVLNAIEEGDLVVTDESGVRVDPPERPRGGGGPFGFMQGGVSSERPSESLIREIGETIVETKAEGGKVLAVVGPALIHSGAGDDLARLIREGYIDMLSAGNGFAVHDIERGRYGTSLGMDIETLEHPRKGHKHHIYTISEVIRAGGIAEAVEDGLIEDGVMYECVKNDVPYVLAGSIRDDGPLPDTVTDAVEAQNAIREQAHEADLVLMLSTLLHSVAVGNCLPSTTRVVCVDINPATVTQLLDRGSAQAIGMVTDVGTFVPTLAETVVEREWTD, encoded by the coding sequence ATGGTGGACGTTCGCACTGTCGAATTGGAGGGCCACATCATCGATTCCGGCATGATGCAGCGATGTTTCGGCGTCGTGATGGACTTGGACGGGGAGTTCGAAGTCGAGGAGTTTCGGGTCGGCAAACACAAAGACGAGGAGTCGTACGCTCGAATGACGGTCTCGGCGGACGACGAGGAGACGCTTCGGTCCATCCTCCACGAACTCCACCAGAACGGGGCACACGTTCCGAACCCGACGGATGCGGCACTGGAACCTGCTCCGGCGGACCAAGTCGTCCCGTACGGTTTCTACTCCACGACGAACCACCCGACGCAGGTTCGATACGAGGACGAATGGATTCCCGTCGAAAACATCGAGATGGATTGTGCCATCGTTATCGACCCCGACGAGGGACGGGCCACGACGAAGGTGCTCAACGCCATCGAGGAAGGCGACCTCGTCGTCACTGACGAATCGGGTGTGCGTGTCGACCCTCCGGAACGTCCGCGGGGCGGGGGTGGCCCGTTCGGATTCATGCAGGGTGGTGTGTCGAGCGAACGACCGTCCGAATCGCTCATTCGGGAAATCGGGGAAACCATCGTCGAGACGAAAGCGGAGGGAGGGAAGGTGCTCGCCGTGGTCGGACCGGCGCTCATCCACTCCGGTGCTGGCGACGACCTCGCACGTCTCATCCGCGAGGGCTACATCGACATGCTCAGCGCGGGCAACGGATTTGCAGTACACGACATCGAACGCGGTCGGTACGGCACCTCGCTCGGGATGGATATCGAGACGTTGGAACATCCGCGAAAAGGGCACAAGCATCACATCTACACCATCAGCGAAGTCATCCGAGCGGGCGGTATCGCCGAGGCGGTCGAAGACGGCCTCATCGAGGACGGTGTGATGTACGAGTGCGTGAAAAACGACGTGCCCTACGTCCTTGCCGGATCGATTCGTGACGACGGGCCATTACCGGATACGGTCACGGACGCGGTCGAGGCACAGAACGCCATCCGGGAGCAGGCGCACGAGGCGGACCTCGTGCTCATGCTTTCGACGCTTCTGCATTCGGTCGCGGTCGGCAACTGTCTCCCTTCGACCACTCGGGTCGTCTGTGTGGATATCAATCCTGCGACGGTCACGCAACTGCTCGACCGCGGAAGCGCACAGGCCATCGGGATGGTTACCGACGTGGGGACGTTCGTGCCGACGCTTGCCGAAACCGTCGTCGAGCGAGAGTGGACCGACTGA
- a CDS encoding PAS domain S-box protein: protein MSGPSSSNDSPIRSLRSTESAEEAAFFKRIVRESLDGFIIMNEEGTIVFANEAVGTLFGYDGDELVERSIATLFPEQYRETYLEEFYQYTHEPDATVEYTGVERVGLRRTGEEFPLSFSLREHTYRGQRLFTAILRDISEQRRQQDELEAATEKYQTLVETAPDAIFVADAETGVLQEANRAAAELLKRPKDEIEGMHQTELHPTEETGRYERMFRGHQEEGGVFEENHDLTVVDSTGARIPVAINSKITELNGRKVIQGIFRDISERKHREDALNALHETTQRMFETASSQTICTHAVTTAAEILEFPLSGIHFKADDADALEPIATTGDIAGTLDGSVPTFTPEDPFVWDVFETGEPRVVPDVQATDEGAARDTPIRSIIVVPLGEHGVFITSSESVREFDRIDFDLVRVLAANTEAALTRAERERAIARQRDELTTLNRINAIVRDINQALVAAPTREEIERTVCERFAASDVYHGALVGTLSAAEQGLSVQTAAGIDDAYLEAVANEGAETENGVAAMALRSDTVQVVEDVRSDPAFPTSIRAQAAARNFHSVACVPFGHGETTYGVLVVYASEPTVIGAREQAVFGELGEMIGHAINAAESKKLLYSDRILELEFSLTGTGSFFVETSAELGCSFTLNGVVPTANESYLFYVTSSGVPTEDVIERAETSSSIEHVRRIQGDERDSTLELLIRGTQTTAQALIEHGAYIRGGTITDGEGTLIAEAPANTEVRPFVEAVEAVYPNATLLAKRDRKHPLHPTPGLHYEVETELTARQLEILSAAYLAGYFDYPRTSTGADLAETLDISSPTFHQHLQAAQRKVFSLLFHNRDEGA from the coding sequence ATGTCCGGGCCCTCTTCGTCGAACGACTCCCCCATCCGTTCGCTTCGGAGTACCGAATCAGCCGAGGAAGCCGCCTTTTTCAAACGCATCGTCAGGGAATCCCTCGACGGATTCATTATCATGAACGAGGAAGGGACCATCGTCTTCGCGAACGAAGCGGTCGGTACCCTTTTCGGATACGACGGGGACGAACTGGTCGAGCGTTCTATCGCCACCCTCTTTCCAGAACAGTATCGAGAAACGTACCTCGAGGAATTTTATCAGTATACTCACGAACCGGACGCGACGGTCGAATACACGGGCGTCGAGCGGGTGGGTCTTCGACGAACGGGAGAGGAGTTTCCGCTCTCTTTTTCACTTCGCGAGCACACGTATCGCGGTCAACGACTGTTCACGGCGATACTCCGTGATATCTCCGAGCAACGGCGGCAACAGGACGAACTCGAAGCCGCAACCGAAAAGTATCAAACGCTCGTCGAAACCGCGCCGGACGCCATCTTCGTGGCTGATGCCGAGACGGGAGTGTTACAGGAGGCAAACCGGGCCGCGGCCGAGTTGCTCAAACGACCGAAGGACGAGATCGAAGGGATGCACCAAACCGAACTCCATCCCACGGAGGAAACCGGACGCTACGAACGGATGTTTCGAGGACATCAAGAAGAGGGCGGCGTGTTCGAAGAGAACCACGACCTAACGGTGGTCGATTCCACTGGAGCCAGGATTCCGGTCGCAATCAACTCGAAGATAACCGAGTTAAACGGTCGCAAGGTCATTCAGGGCATCTTTCGGGATATTAGCGAGAGAAAACACCGAGAGGACGCGCTCAACGCGTTACACGAAACGACACAACGGATGTTCGAGACCGCGTCGTCACAAACGATCTGCACGCACGCAGTAACTACTGCCGCGGAGATTTTGGAGTTCCCGCTCAGCGGAATTCATTTCAAAGCAGATGATGCCGATGCGCTCGAACCGATCGCGACGACCGGCGACATCGCAGGTACGCTCGATGGATCGGTTCCGACGTTCACACCCGAAGACCCGTTCGTCTGGGACGTATTCGAGACGGGCGAGCCACGTGTCGTTCCCGACGTACAAGCGACGGACGAGGGAGCGGCCCGGGATACACCGATCCGAAGTATCATCGTCGTACCACTCGGCGAGCACGGTGTATTCATTACGTCGTCCGAGTCGGTTCGGGAGTTCGACCGAATCGACTTCGACCTGGTACGGGTACTGGCCGCGAACACCGAAGCAGCGTTGACCCGGGCCGAACGTGAACGTGCAATCGCTCGTCAGCGTGACGAGCTAACGACATTGAATCGAATCAACGCCATCGTGAGAGATATCAATCAAGCCTTGGTCGCCGCGCCGACACGCGAGGAAATCGAGCGGACGGTGTGTGAGCGGTTCGCCGCATCCGATGTCTACCATGGTGCGCTCGTCGGGACGCTGTCCGCGGCGGAACAGGGACTTTCCGTCCAAACGGCGGCCGGAATCGACGATGCGTATCTCGAAGCTGTCGCTAACGAAGGTGCCGAAACGGAGAACGGTGTCGCGGCCATGGCGTTACGAAGCGATACGGTGCAAGTGGTCGAAGACGTTCGGTCGGACCCGGCGTTTCCGACGTCGATACGGGCACAGGCAGCGGCGCGAAATTTCCATTCCGTCGCCTGTGTTCCATTTGGACACGGCGAGACCACCTACGGCGTCTTGGTGGTGTACGCATCGGAGCCGACGGTCATCGGGGCGCGCGAGCAAGCCGTTTTCGGCGAACTGGGGGAGATGATCGGTCACGCGATAAACGCCGCCGAAAGCAAAAAACTCCTCTACAGCGACCGCATCCTCGAACTCGAATTTTCGCTTACCGGGACCGGGTCGTTCTTCGTCGAGACGTCCGCGGAACTCGGTTGTTCGTTTACCCTCAACGGGGTGGTGCCGACGGCGAACGAATCGTACCTCTTCTACGTGACGAGTTCCGGTGTCCCGACGGAGGACGTCATCGAGCGAGCGGAAACATCCTCGAGTATCGAACACGTCCGCCGAATCCAAGGCGATGAGAGGGACAGTACGCTCGAACTGCTGATTCGCGGAACGCAAACCACTGCACAGGCGCTCATCGAACATGGTGCCTACATTCGTGGTGGGACGATTACGGACGGCGAGGGAACCCTCATCGCAGAAGCCCCGGCGAACACGGAGGTTCGCCCGTTCGTCGAAGCGGTGGAGGCAGTGTATCCGAACGCTACGCTCCTCGCAAAACGGGACCGCAAACATCCGCTTCACCCGACGCCCGGACTTCATTACGAGGTCGAAACCGAATTGACCGCCCGACAGTTGGAGATACTGTCGGCCGCATATCTGGCGGGATACTTCGACTATCCGCGGACGAGCACTGGGGCGGACCTCGCCGAGACGCTCGATATCTCCTCGCCGACGTTCCACCAACATCTACAGGCTGCACAGCGGAAGGTATTTTCCCTTCTATTCCACAACCGCGATGAGGGGGCCTGA
- a CDS encoding DUF7344 domain-containing protein → MSDSEKRHGKLESSRSQPEEVHESKLSPKTIAKVLQDRQRRLICHILANSSTVTTFDDLIDALSDRELNAPESDTEFDRRSASIQLHHVHLPLLEDIGVIEYEPRCGTIRYWGHSRIERRLDRLSDIA, encoded by the coding sequence ATGAGCGACTCCGAGAAACGACACGGCAAACTCGAATCGTCACGGTCTCAACCGGAGGAAGTTCACGAGTCGAAACTATCGCCGAAGACCATCGCGAAGGTTCTGCAGGATCGACAACGGAGACTGATTTGTCACATCCTCGCGAATAGTTCCACTGTCACGACCTTCGACGACCTCATCGACGCCCTTTCGGACCGAGAACTGAACGCGCCGGAATCCGATACCGAGTTTGACCGTCGTTCCGCTTCGATTCAACTCCATCACGTCCACCTCCCATTGTTGGAGGATATCGGGGTTATCGAATACGAACCTCGGTGTGGAACCATTCGATACTGGGGACACTCGAGGATAGAACGCCGTCTCGACCGACTATCGGACATCGCGTAA